A part of Synchiropus splendidus isolate RoL2022-P1 chromosome 19, RoL_Sspl_1.0, whole genome shotgun sequence genomic DNA contains:
- the gprc5ba gene encoding G protein-coupled receptor, class C, group 5, member Ba isoform X1, which produces MALLRVLLPLLLLSVSHLASSQDLDSSEDLPRGCGWGIVRPYTLLCDLDSIWGVAVESVAAGGALTAILLALVLLCRLRHISEGEKRSGVGPILLLLLGVLGLFGLSFAYLIEQDESLCLIRRALWGLLFAVCFSCLLVQGVRLRRIGRERRSPGGCALTGLALGLSAVQGIIAAEWLLLTVLREGRAACQYLPLDFSLACSYVLALLLAAMIAASLALCGKTRQWRCNAIWLLVACVLSLLLWVAWVGFYLYGNEYLGRSPDWNDPALAIALVAQGWLLLIFHAIPESHICLRPPPQPTAPDYFDTSQNSTRMRETSFDEDIPLSHRQFVENQGYGYNDENTAGLRSGGGAGQHNSSGGARPSAPFRSNVYQPTEMTMILNGGAVSTSSQSQVPSAPPTYTGRQLW; this is translated from the exons ATGGCACTTCTCCGGGTTCTtctcccactgctgctgctgagtgtttCCCACCTTGCTAGCAGTCAAGACCTTGACAGCTCAGAGGATCTCCCCAGAGGCTGCGGCTGGGGCATTGTGCGACCCTACACACTTCTCTGTGACCTGGACTCCATATGGGGGGTGGCTGTGGAGTCGGTGGCTGCTGGCGGAGCTCTGACCGCCATCTTACTGGCCTTAGTCCTCCTTTGCCGTTTACGCCACATAAGTGAGGGCGAAAAGCGCAGTGGAGTGGGACCcatcctcctgcttctcctcggGGTCCTGGGTCTCTTTGGTCTGAGCTTTGCATACCTGATTGAACAGGATGAGTCACTGTGTTTGATCCGCAGGGCCCTTTGGGGTCTGCTTTTTGCTGTCTGCTTCTCCTGTTTGCTGGTCCAGGGTGTTCGTTTGCGCAGAATCGGTCGGGAGCGCCGAAGCCCCGGGGGCTGCGCCCTGACGGGCCTGGCACTGGGTTTGAGCGCAGTGCAGGGCATTATTGCTGCTGAATGGCTTCTTCTCACTGTGCTCAGAGAGGGACGAGCTGCCTGTCAGTACCTTCCCCTGGACTTCTCACTAGCCTGCAGCTATGTGCTGGCCCTTCTACTAGCAGCCATGATTGCTGCCTCCCTGGCACTTTGTGGGAAGACAAGGCAATGGCGCTGCAATGCCATCTGGTTGCTGGTGGCCTGTGTCCTGTCACTGCTGCTTTGGGTGGCCTGGGTGGGCTTCTATCTCTATGGCAATGAATATTTGGGAAGGTCCCCTGACTGGAATGACCCAGCGTTGGCCATCGCTTTAGTCGCTCAGGGCTGGCTCTTGCTGATCTTCCACGCCATTCCAGAATCCCACATTTGCCTGAGACCCCCACCACAACCCACTGCCCCAGATTACTTTGACACTTCCCAGAACTCCACGCGGATGAGGGAGACAAGCTTTGATGAAGACATCCCACTGTCTCACAGGCAGTTTGTGGAGAACCAGGGTTATGGATACAACGACGAGAACACTGCAG GCCTGAGGAGTGGTGGCGGTGCTGGGCAGCATAACAGCAGCGGGGGCGCCAGACCCAGCGCACCATTTCGCAGCAACGTCTACCAGCCCACTGAGATGACCATGATCCTGAACGGGGGAGCGGTGAGTACATCCTCCCAGTCACAG
- the gprc5ba gene encoding G protein-coupled receptor, class C, group 5, member Ba isoform X2, whose translation MALLRVLLPLLLLSVSHLASSQDLDSSEDLPRGCGWGIVRPYTLLCDLDSIWGVAVESVAAGGALTAILLALVLLCRLRHISEGEKRSGVGPILLLLLGVLGLFGLSFAYLIEQDESLCLIRRALWGLLFAVCFSCLLVQGVRLRRIGRERRSPGGCALTGLALGLSAVQGIIAAEWLLLTVLREGRAACQYLPLDFSLACSYVLALLLAAMIAASLALCGKTRQWRCNAIWLLVACVLSLLLWVAWVGFYLYGNEYLGRSPDWNDPALAIALVAQGWLLLIFHAIPESHICLRPPPQPTAPDYFDTSQNSTRMRETSFDEDIPLSHRQFVENQGYGYNDENTAGLRSGGGAGQHNSSGGARPSAPFRSNVYQPTEMTMILNGGAVPSAPPTYTGRQLW comes from the exons ATGGCACTTCTCCGGGTTCTtctcccactgctgctgctgagtgtttCCCACCTTGCTAGCAGTCAAGACCTTGACAGCTCAGAGGATCTCCCCAGAGGCTGCGGCTGGGGCATTGTGCGACCCTACACACTTCTCTGTGACCTGGACTCCATATGGGGGGTGGCTGTGGAGTCGGTGGCTGCTGGCGGAGCTCTGACCGCCATCTTACTGGCCTTAGTCCTCCTTTGCCGTTTACGCCACATAAGTGAGGGCGAAAAGCGCAGTGGAGTGGGACCcatcctcctgcttctcctcggGGTCCTGGGTCTCTTTGGTCTGAGCTTTGCATACCTGATTGAACAGGATGAGTCACTGTGTTTGATCCGCAGGGCCCTTTGGGGTCTGCTTTTTGCTGTCTGCTTCTCCTGTTTGCTGGTCCAGGGTGTTCGTTTGCGCAGAATCGGTCGGGAGCGCCGAAGCCCCGGGGGCTGCGCCCTGACGGGCCTGGCACTGGGTTTGAGCGCAGTGCAGGGCATTATTGCTGCTGAATGGCTTCTTCTCACTGTGCTCAGAGAGGGACGAGCTGCCTGTCAGTACCTTCCCCTGGACTTCTCACTAGCCTGCAGCTATGTGCTGGCCCTTCTACTAGCAGCCATGATTGCTGCCTCCCTGGCACTTTGTGGGAAGACAAGGCAATGGCGCTGCAATGCCATCTGGTTGCTGGTGGCCTGTGTCCTGTCACTGCTGCTTTGGGTGGCCTGGGTGGGCTTCTATCTCTATGGCAATGAATATTTGGGAAGGTCCCCTGACTGGAATGACCCAGCGTTGGCCATCGCTTTAGTCGCTCAGGGCTGGCTCTTGCTGATCTTCCACGCCATTCCAGAATCCCACATTTGCCTGAGACCCCCACCACAACCCACTGCCCCAGATTACTTTGACACTTCCCAGAACTCCACGCGGATGAGGGAGACAAGCTTTGATGAAGACATCCCACTGTCTCACAGGCAGTTTGTGGAGAACCAGGGTTATGGATACAACGACGAGAACACTGCAG GCCTGAGGAGTGGTGGCGGTGCTGGGCAGCATAACAGCAGCGGGGGCGCCAGACCCAGCGCACCATTTCGCAGCAACGTCTACCAGCCCACTGAGATGACCATGATCCTGAACGGGGGAGCG